One stretch of Pseudoxanthomonas sp. Root65 DNA includes these proteins:
- the oleD gene encoding 2-alkyl-3-oxoalkanoate reductase, producing MKILVTGGGGFLGQALCRGLVERGHQVISFNRAHYPVLRELGVGQVQGDLADGHAVMHAAQGVDAIFHNAAKAGAWGSYKSYHDANVVGTQNVLDACRRHGIGRLVYTSTPSVTHRATNPVEGGSAADVPYGEGFKAPYATTKMIAEKAVLAANDAALATVALRPRLIWGPGDHQILPRLVSRARAGRLRIVGSGENRVDTTYIDNAAQAHFDAFDHLAPGAACAGKAYFISNGEPWPMRRLLDALLQSAGAPRVDKHLSFKAAYRIGAVCETLWTVLPLKGEPPMTRFLAEQLSTAHWYDMAPAGRDFGYVPQVSMEEGFERLRAWLRDHPV from the coding sequence ATGAAGATCCTCGTCACCGGCGGCGGTGGTTTCCTGGGACAGGCGCTCTGCCGCGGACTGGTCGAGCGCGGGCATCAGGTCATCAGCTTCAACCGCGCACACTACCCGGTACTGCGCGAGCTCGGCGTAGGGCAGGTGCAGGGCGACCTCGCCGATGGCCATGCGGTGATGCATGCGGCGCAGGGCGTCGATGCCATCTTCCACAACGCCGCCAAGGCCGGTGCGTGGGGCAGCTACAAGAGCTACCACGACGCCAACGTGGTCGGCACGCAGAACGTGCTGGATGCCTGCCGCAGGCACGGCATCGGCCGTCTGGTCTACACCTCGACGCCCAGCGTCACCCACCGCGCCACGAACCCGGTGGAAGGCGGCAGCGCCGCCGACGTGCCGTACGGCGAAGGCTTCAAGGCGCCGTACGCCACCACCAAGATGATCGCGGAGAAGGCGGTGCTGGCCGCCAACGACGCCGCACTGGCGACGGTGGCGCTGCGCCCGCGGCTGATCTGGGGTCCGGGCGACCACCAGATCCTGCCGCGGCTGGTGTCGCGCGCGCGCGCCGGACGGCTGCGCATCGTCGGCAGCGGCGAGAACCGGGTGGACACCACCTACATCGACAACGCCGCGCAGGCGCACTTCGACGCCTTCGATCATCTCGCGCCGGGTGCGGCCTGCGCCGGCAAGGCCTACTTCATCTCCAACGGCGAGCCCTGGCCGATGCGCAGGCTGCTGGATGCGCTGCTGCAGTCGGCCGGTGCGCCGCGCGTGGACAAGCACCTGTCCTTCAAGGCGGCCTACCGCATCGGCGCGGTCTGCGAGACCTTGTGGACCGTACTGCCGCTGAAGGGCGAACCGCCGATGACGCGCTTCCTCGCCGAACAGCTGAGCACCGCACACTGGTACGACATGGCACCGGCAGGCCGCGATTTCGGCTATGTGCCGCAGGTGTCGATGGAGGAAGGCTTCGAGCGACTGCGCGCTTGGCTGCGCGACCATCCCGTGTAA
- a CDS encoding DUF4156 domain-containing protein, translating to MRLVLLAAVVSPLLLSACTWVHLAPSARDVRVVAPGAAPAGCEKRGEVSVSVKDSVAFYERNTLRVRDELETLARNEAPGLQANTLQALGDPANGEQRFAAYRCGR from the coding sequence ATGCGTCTCGTCCTGCTGGCTGCCGTCGTCTCCCCCCTCCTGTTGTCCGCCTGCACCTGGGTGCACCTGGCACCGAGTGCCCGGGACGTGCGCGTGGTGGCGCCGGGTGCCGCACCCGCCGGTTGCGAAAAGCGCGGCGAAGTGTCGGTTTCGGTCAAGGACAGCGTGGCGTTCTATGAACGCAACACCCTGCGGGTACGCGATGAGCTGGAAACGCTGGCCCGCAACGAAGCCCCGGGACTTCAGGCCAATACGCTGCAGGCCCTGGGCGATCCGGCCAACGGGGAACAACGGTTCGCGGCCTATCGCTGCGGCCGATAA
- a CDS encoding DUF1328 domain-containing protein translates to MLRYAIIFFVIALIAAVLGFSGIAGAATNIAWVLFVVFVILAIISLLRGKRV, encoded by the coding sequence ATGCTGCGCTACGCCATCATCTTCTTCGTCATCGCGCTGATCGCCGCCGTGCTGGGTTTCAGCGGCATCGCCGGCGCCGCCACCAACATCGCGTGGGTGCTGTTCGTCGTCTTCGTGATCCTGGCGATCATCTCGCTGCTGCGCGGCAAGCGCGTCTGA
- a CDS encoding 3-oxoacyl-ACP synthase III, which produces MLFQNVSIAGLAHIDAPHTLTSAEINARLQPTLDRLGIKTDVLNDVAGVHSRRLWDADTQASDAATMAARKALLDAGIGADKVGLVVNTSVSRDYLEPSTASIVCGNLGVSDHCQTFDVANACLAFINGMDIAARMLEREEIDYALVVDGETANLVYEKTIERLNAPDVTEQQFRDELAALTLGCGAVAMVLTRRALAPEAPRYKGGVTRSATEWNKLCRGNLDRMVTDTRMLLIEGMKLATKTFAAAKIALGWAVDELDQFVIHQVSRPHTQAFVKSFGIDPKKVMTIFTEHGNIGPASVPIVLSKLKELGKLKKGDRIALLGIGSGLNCTMAEVEW; this is translated from the coding sequence ATGCTCTTCCAGAATGTCTCCATCGCGGGACTGGCGCATATCGATGCGCCGCACACGCTGACGTCGGCCGAAATCAACGCCCGCCTGCAGCCCACGCTCGACCGCCTGGGCATCAAGACCGACGTCCTGAACGATGTGGCCGGCGTGCATTCCCGCCGCTTGTGGGACGCTGATACGCAGGCCTCCGACGCCGCCACGATGGCCGCGCGCAAGGCCCTGCTTGACGCCGGCATCGGTGCCGACAAGGTCGGCCTGGTGGTCAACACCTCGGTCAGCCGCGACTACCTGGAGCCGTCCACGGCCAGCATCGTCTGCGGCAACCTGGGCGTCAGCGACCACTGCCAGACCTTCGACGTCGCCAATGCCTGCCTGGCCTTCATCAATGGCATGGACATCGCCGCCCGCATGCTGGAGCGCGAGGAGATCGATTACGCCCTGGTCGTCGACGGCGAGACCGCCAACCTGGTCTATGAGAAGACCATCGAGCGCCTCAACGCCCCCGACGTGACCGAGCAGCAGTTCCGCGACGAGCTGGCCGCGCTAACGCTGGGCTGCGGTGCGGTGGCGATGGTGCTGACCCGCCGCGCGCTGGCCCCCGAGGCGCCGCGCTACAAGGGCGGCGTGACCCGCTCGGCGACCGAGTGGAACAAGCTCTGCCGCGGCAACCTGGACCGCATGGTCACCGACACCCGCATGCTGCTGATCGAGGGCATGAAGCTGGCCACCAAGACCTTCGCCGCCGCCAAGATCGCGCTGGGCTGGGCGGTGGACGAACTGGACCAGTTCGTCATCCACCAGGTCAGCCGTCCGCACACGCAGGCGTTCGTGAAGTCCTTCGGCATCGACCCCAAGAAGGTCATGACCATCTTCACCGAGCACGGCAACATCGGCCCGGCCAGCGTGCCGATCGTGCTGAGCAAGCTGAAGGAACTGGGCAAGCTGAAGAAGGGCGACCGCATCGCCCTGCTCGGCATCGGCTCCGGTCTGAACTGCACGATGGCCGAGGTGGAGTGGTAA
- a CDS encoding YkgJ family cysteine cluster protein, protein MHPCLTCGACCAHFRVSFHWSEADPEQGGVVPIALTEPLRVHERVMRGTSQKDPRCVALDADIGHYSRCTIHDRRPSVCALVPASLEFGERSAQCDKARLAHGLPLLVEADWVGVVDAEKNPLPEL, encoded by the coding sequence ATGCACCCCTGCCTGACCTGCGGCGCCTGCTGCGCCCATTTCCGCGTCAGCTTCCACTGGAGCGAGGCGGATCCCGAGCAGGGCGGCGTGGTGCCGATCGCACTGACAGAGCCGCTGCGCGTGCACGAGCGGGTGATGCGTGGCACCTCGCAGAAGGACCCACGCTGCGTGGCGCTGGACGCCGACATCGGCCACTACAGCCGCTGCACCATCCACGACCGGCGGCCCTCGGTCTGCGCGCTGGTGCCGGCGTCGCTGGAGTTCGGCGAGCGCAGCGCGCAGTGCGACAAGGCGCGGCTGGCGCACGGCCTGCCGCTGCTGGTGGAGGCGGACTGGGTTGGCGTGGTGGACGCCGAGAAGAATCCGTTACCTGAGCTTTAA
- a CDS encoding type 1 glutamine amidotransferase domain-containing protein encodes MSHLTGKRVAILATDGFEQSELTEPMRALKEHQAQVDVVSLESGRIQGFKHFDKGDQVDVDHVLSEVSAKDYDALVIPGGLFNPDALRVDDQALAFTRDFFEAGKPVGAICHGPWVLANADVLRGRTVTSVPNIRKDLENAGATWRDDEVIVDKGLVTSRTPKDLPAFCAKLVEEIAEGRHGGQRRSV; translated from the coding sequence ATGAGCCATCTGACTGGAAAACGCGTCGCCATCCTCGCTACCGACGGCTTCGAGCAGTCCGAACTGACCGAGCCGATGCGCGCGTTGAAAGAGCATCAGGCGCAGGTCGACGTCGTGTCGCTGGAGAGCGGGCGCATCCAGGGCTTCAAGCACTTCGACAAGGGCGACCAGGTCGACGTCGACCACGTACTGTCCGAGGTCAGCGCCAAAGACTATGACGCGCTGGTGATTCCCGGCGGCCTGTTCAATCCGGATGCGCTACGTGTCGACGATCAGGCACTCGCCTTCACCCGCGACTTCTTCGAGGCCGGCAAGCCGGTCGGCGCGATCTGCCACGGCCCGTGGGTGCTCGCCAATGCCGACGTGCTGCGCGGCCGCACCGTCACCTCGGTGCCGAACATCCGCAAGGACCTGGAGAACGCCGGTGCCACCTGGAGAGACGATGAAGTCATCGTCGACAAGGGCCTGGTCACCAGCCGCACGCCCAAGGATCTGCCTGCGTTCTGCGCGAAGCTGGTTGAAGAGATCGCCGAGGGCAGGCACGGCGGCCAGCGTCGCTCGGTATAA
- a CDS encoding alpha/beta fold hydrolase codes for MNLPCYPSHPKRFEVRPGLSMNYLDEGPRDGEVVVMLHGNPSWSYYWRTLVAGLSDRYRCIVPDHIGMGLSDKPDDSRYEYTLQSRVDDVAALLEHLGITGPVTLAVHDWGGMIGFGWALSHAAQVKRLVVTNTAAFPMPAAKKMPWRIALGRDWTVGEWIVRGFNAFSAGASWIGVKRRMPADVRRAYVAPYDTWANRISTIRFMQDIPLGPQDKAWPLLEASGKALPSFADRPVFLGWGLQDFVFDKHFLDGFRAALPNAEVHAYEDAGHYVLEDKHEILVPLIRDFLDRHPLG; via the coding sequence ATGAACCTTCCCTGCTATCCCTCCCATCCGAAGCGCTTCGAAGTGCGCCCCGGCCTGTCGATGAACTACCTCGACGAAGGTCCGCGCGACGGCGAGGTGGTGGTGATGCTGCACGGCAATCCGTCGTGGAGCTATTACTGGCGCACGCTGGTGGCCGGGCTGTCGGATCGCTATCGCTGTATCGTGCCCGACCACATCGGCATGGGCCTGTCCGACAAGCCGGACGACAGCCGCTATGAGTACACGCTGCAGTCGCGCGTCGACGACGTCGCCGCGCTGCTGGAGCATCTCGGCATTACCGGCCCGGTGACGCTGGCGGTGCACGACTGGGGCGGCATGATCGGCTTCGGCTGGGCGCTCTCGCATGCCGCGCAGGTGAAGCGGCTGGTGGTCACCAACACCGCTGCGTTCCCGATGCCGGCCGCGAAGAAGATGCCGTGGCGGATCGCGCTGGGCCGCGACTGGACCGTGGGCGAGTGGATCGTCCGCGGCTTCAATGCGTTCTCTGCCGGCGCCTCCTGGATCGGCGTGAAGCGCCGCATGCCGGCCGACGTGCGCCGCGCCTACGTGGCGCCGTACGACACCTGGGCGAATCGCATCTCCACCATCCGCTTCATGCAGGACATTCCGCTGGGCCCGCAGGACAAGGCGTGGCCGCTGCTGGAGGCGTCAGGCAAGGCCCTGCCGTCGTTCGCGGACCGCCCGGTGTTTCTGGGTTGGGGCCTGCAGGACTTCGTGTTCGACAAGCACTTCCTCGACGGCTTCCGCGCCGCGCTGCCGAACGCCGAAGTGCATGCGTACGAAGATGCCGGCCACTACGTGCTGGAAGACAAGCACGAGATCCTGGTGCCGCTGATCCGCGACTTCCTGGATCGCCATCCGCTGGGTTGA
- a CDS encoding SCP2 sterol-binding domain-containing protein: MDLSPFDALKPLAGRALEAALNQALTLDPDTAAALLPLEGRRIQLQVDAPPLAMDITVGGGRLQVGPASEVLEADLAVRSTLGGLLGQLPFFRRDHGTPVGKVKVSGDADLARRLQTLATRFDPDWSLPFTRVFGDVIGVQVANAVRAGLQQVRAAAGNLAESAADYVTEESRDVVGREELNAFHDDVDAIRDDVERIAVRVGRLAARVEHRA, from the coding sequence ATGGACCTGTCCCCGTTCGATGCCCTGAAACCCCTCGCCGGCCGCGCGCTGGAAGCCGCACTCAATCAGGCGCTGACGCTGGATCCCGACACCGCCGCGGCCCTGTTGCCGCTGGAAGGACGCCGCATCCAGCTGCAGGTCGATGCACCGCCGCTGGCGATGGACATCACCGTCGGCGGCGGCCGCCTGCAGGTAGGGCCCGCCAGCGAAGTGCTTGAAGCCGATCTCGCCGTGCGCAGCACGCTCGGTGGCCTGCTCGGGCAACTGCCGTTCTTCCGCCGCGACCACGGCACGCCCGTGGGCAAGGTCAAGGTGTCCGGCGATGCCGATCTCGCGCGCCGGCTGCAGACGCTCGCCACGCGCTTCGATCCGGACTGGTCATTGCCGTTCACCCGTGTGTTCGGCGACGTGATCGGCGTGCAGGTCGCCAACGCGGTGCGCGCCGGCCTGCAGCAGGTCCGCGCTGCCGCCGGCAACCTGGCCGAGAGCGCCGCCGACTACGTCACCGAAGAATCGCGCGACGTGGTGGGCCGGGAAGAACTCAATGCGTTCCACGACGATGTCGACGCGATCCGCGACGACGTCGAGCGCATCGCCGTGCGCGTCGGCCGCCTGGCCGCCCGCGTGGAGCACCGCGCATGA
- the ubiB gene encoding ubiquinone biosynthesis regulatory protein kinase UbiB, which yields MKSVLRASRIGRVLLRYRLDDLLDGTPVERWLKLGRPFVPRASAEIAAQPRGARLRLALQELGPIFVKFGQILSTRRDLIPPDIAEELTLLQDRVAPFDGDRARALVEAELGRPIHEAFEHFDTTPLASASIAQVHAATLPGGREVVVKVLRPDIRQQIAGDIALLESVAAIVERAHPNADKIRPREIVAEIENTLAAELDLQREAGNASLLRRNWADSPDLYVPEVIWSHTAERAMTMERVRGIPSDDIGALDAAGIDRRALAAKGVRVFYQQVFRDNFFHADAHAGNIWVDPERKTDPRFIALDFGIMGQLSRDDQYWLAENFMAIFNRDYRRIAELHVQAGWMPSHIRIDELEAAARAVCEPYFTRPLSEISLAEVLAKLFRTAQRYELTLQPQLILLQKTLLNIEGVGRQLDPQIDIWAVARPVLERILLERYSPQRAAQEFRKRLPEIMTHAPDMPRLVHAWLSQQVDGRHELSLRSKDLTDLAHTMKGMQRRVVAAILGVGLLIVAAVLYALEAGGPRLFDIPAAAWIAGIGGLWALLAAWPRR from the coding sequence ATGAAGTCGGTACTGCGGGCCAGCCGCATCGGCCGGGTGCTGCTCCGTTACCGCCTCGACGACCTGCTCGATGGCACGCCGGTCGAACGCTGGTTGAAGCTTGGCCGTCCGTTCGTGCCGCGCGCCTCGGCCGAGATCGCCGCGCAACCGCGCGGTGCGCGCCTGCGGCTGGCGCTGCAGGAGCTGGGCCCGATCTTCGTCAAGTTCGGGCAGATCCTGTCCACGCGTCGCGACCTGATCCCGCCCGACATCGCCGAAGAACTGACCCTGCTGCAGGACCGCGTCGCGCCGTTCGACGGCGACCGCGCGCGTGCACTGGTCGAAGCGGAACTCGGTCGCCCGATCCATGAGGCCTTCGAGCATTTCGACACCACCCCGCTCGCCTCCGCGTCCATCGCCCAGGTGCACGCCGCCACGCTGCCCGGTGGGCGCGAGGTCGTGGTGAAAGTACTCCGCCCCGACATCCGCCAGCAGATCGCCGGCGACATCGCGCTGCTGGAAAGCGTCGCCGCCATCGTCGAACGCGCACACCCCAACGCCGACAAGATCCGTCCACGCGAGATCGTCGCCGAGATCGAGAACACGCTGGCGGCGGAACTGGACTTGCAGCGCGAGGCCGGCAACGCCAGCCTGCTGCGGCGCAACTGGGCCGACTCGCCCGACCTGTACGTGCCCGAAGTGATCTGGTCGCACACCGCCGAGCGCGCGATGACGATGGAGCGTGTGCGCGGCATTCCGTCCGACGACATCGGCGCGCTCGACGCTGCCGGCATCGATCGCCGGGCGCTGGCCGCCAAGGGCGTGCGCGTGTTCTACCAGCAGGTGTTCCGCGACAACTTCTTCCACGCCGACGCCCATGCCGGCAACATCTGGGTCGATCCGGAGCGGAAGACCGATCCGCGCTTCATCGCGCTGGATTTCGGCATCATGGGCCAGCTTTCGCGCGACGACCAGTACTGGCTCGCCGAGAACTTCATGGCGATCTTCAACCGCGATTACCGCCGCATCGCCGAGCTGCACGTACAGGCCGGCTGGATGCCGTCGCACATCCGCATCGACGAACTGGAAGCCGCCGCGCGCGCCGTCTGCGAGCCGTACTTCACCCGCCCGCTCAGCGAGATCTCGCTGGCCGAGGTGCTGGCCAAGCTGTTCCGCACCGCGCAGCGCTACGAACTGACCCTGCAGCCGCAGCTGATCCTGCTGCAGAAGACGCTGCTCAACATCGAAGGCGTGGGTCGCCAGCTCGATCCGCAGATCGACATCTGGGCGGTGGCGCGGCCGGTACTGGAGCGCATCCTGCTGGAGCGCTACAGCCCGCAGCGCGCCGCGCAGGAATTCCGCAAGCGCCTGCCGGAAATCATGACCCACGCGCCGGACATGCCGCGGCTGGTGCACGCCTGGTTGAGCCAGCAGGTAGACGGCCGGCACGAGCTGTCGCTGCGCTCGAAGGATCTCACCGACCTCGCGCATACGATGAAGGGCATGCAGCGGCGCGTGGTCGCCGCCATCCTCGGCGTAGGCCTGCTGATCGTCGCGGCGGTGCTGTACGCGCTGGAGGCGGGCGGGCCCCGCCTGTTCGACATTCCGGCGGCGGCATGGATCGCCGGCATCGGCGGGTTGTGGGCGCTGCTGGCAGCGTGGCCGAGGCGGTAA
- the oleC gene encoding olefin beta-lactone synthetase, translating into MTDPCNIAASLPRLARDQPDRVAMRCPDGAGHYTRELTYAQLDARSDAIAAGLGAYGIGRGARTVVMVRPTPEFFLLMFALFKAGAVPVLVDPGIDRRALKQCLDEAEPAAFIGIPLAQFARRVLGWAGSAEKIVTVGTRWAWGGTTLAKIEARGAGAGPQLADTAPDDIAGILFTSGSTGVPKGVVYRHRHFVAQIELLRNAFGLQPGGVDLPTFPPFALFDPALGLTSVIPDMDPTRPASADPEKLHAAIARFGVTQLFGSPALMKVLADHGQPLPTVQRVTSAGAPVPPDVVAKIRTLLPDEAQFWTPYGATECLPVAVVEGRELEATRAQTEAGAGTCVGRAVPPNEVRIIRITDDAIADWAEVELLKDGEVGEITVAGPTATDTYFRRDAATRLAKIREALPDGGERTVHRMGDVGWFDGNGRLWFCGRKTQRVETADGPLYTEQVEPVFNTHPQVRRTALVGIGEPGRQQPVLCYELQPGASVDRAQLETGLRAIAARHPHTAPITAYLPHPGFPVDIRHNAKIGRERLAAWATNQLEQPA; encoded by the coding sequence ATGACCGATCCGTGCAACATCGCCGCCAGCCTTCCCCGGCTGGCCCGCGACCAGCCCGACCGCGTGGCCATGCGCTGCCCCGATGGCGCAGGCCACTACACCCGCGAGCTCACCTACGCGCAGCTGGACGCGCGCAGCGACGCCATCGCCGCCGGCCTGGGCGCGTACGGCATCGGCCGTGGCGCGCGCACGGTGGTGATGGTGCGGCCGACGCCGGAGTTCTTCCTGCTGATGTTCGCGCTGTTCAAGGCCGGCGCCGTGCCGGTGCTGGTCGATCCGGGCATCGACCGGCGTGCGCTGAAGCAGTGCCTGGATGAAGCCGAACCCGCCGCGTTCATCGGCATCCCGCTGGCACAGTTCGCGCGCCGTGTGCTGGGCTGGGCGGGATCGGCGGAGAAGATCGTCACCGTCGGCACGCGCTGGGCCTGGGGCGGCACCACGCTGGCGAAGATCGAGGCGCGTGGTGCCGGTGCGGGTCCCCAGCTGGCCGACACCGCGCCCGACGATATCGCCGGCATTCTGTTCACCAGTGGCTCCACCGGCGTGCCGAAGGGGGTGGTGTACCGCCATCGCCATTTCGTCGCCCAGATCGAGCTGCTGCGCAACGCCTTCGGCCTGCAACCCGGTGGCGTCGACCTGCCGACGTTCCCGCCGTTCGCACTGTTCGATCCCGCGCTCGGGCTGACCTCGGTGATCCCCGACATGGATCCCACGCGCCCGGCCAGCGCCGATCCCGAAAAACTGCATGCCGCCATCGCACGCTTCGGCGTCACCCAGCTGTTCGGTTCGCCGGCGCTGATGAAGGTGCTGGCCGACCACGGCCAGCCGCTGCCGACCGTGCAGCGCGTGACCTCCGCCGGTGCGCCGGTGCCGCCGGACGTGGTGGCGAAGATCCGCACGCTGCTGCCGGACGAAGCGCAGTTCTGGACGCCGTACGGCGCCACCGAGTGCCTGCCGGTCGCGGTGGTCGAAGGCCGCGAGCTGGAAGCCACGCGTGCGCAGACCGAAGCCGGCGCCGGCACCTGCGTCGGTCGCGCGGTACCGCCGAACGAGGTCCGCATCATCCGCATCACTGATGACGCCATCGCCGACTGGGCCGAGGTCGAGCTACTGAAGGATGGCGAGGTCGGCGAAATCACCGTCGCCGGTCCCACCGCCACCGACACCTACTTCCGCCGCGATGCCGCCACCCGCCTGGCCAAGATCCGCGAGGCGCTGCCCGATGGCGGCGAGCGCACCGTGCACCGCATGGGCGATGTCGGCTGGTTCGACGGCAACGGCCGCCTGTGGTTCTGCGGCCGCAAGACGCAGCGTGTGGAAACCGCCGACGGCCCGCTCTACACCGAGCAGGTCGAACCCGTCTTCAACACCCATCCGCAGGTGCGTCGCACCGCGCTGGTCGGCATCGGCGAACCCGGTCGTCAGCAGCCGGTGCTGTGCTACGAACTGCAGCCCGGCGCCAGCGTCGATCGGGCGCAGCTGGAAACCGGGCTGCGCGCCATCGCCGCGCGCCATCCGCACACCGCGCCCATCACCGCCTACCTGCCGCACCCGGGTTTCCCGGTCGACATCCGCCACAACGCCAAGATCGGCCGCGAGAGGCTGGCCGCGTGGGCGACAAACCAGCTGGAGCAACCCGCATGA